One window of the Rosa rugosa chromosome 3, drRosRugo1.1, whole genome shotgun sequence genome contains the following:
- the LOC133739611 gene encoding small ribosomal subunit protein eS8-like, which yields MGISRDSMHKRRATGGKKKAWRKKRKYELGRQAANTKISSNKTVRRIRVRGGNVKWRALRLDTGNFSWGSEAVTRKTRILDVVYNASNNELVRTQTLVKSAIVQVDAAPFRQWYLQHYNVDIGRKKKTAAKKDAKDAATEEADGTTEETKKSSNLLRKLEKRQKDRTLDSHIEEQFSGGRLLACISSRPGQCGRSDGYILEGKELEFYMKKLQRKKGKAAGAAA from the exons ATGG GTATTTCCAGGGACTCTATGCACAAGAGGCGCGCCACTGGTGGCAAGAAGAAAGCTTGGAGGAAGAAGCGAAA GTATGAGCTTGGTCGTCAGGCAGCAAATACCAAGATCTCGAGCAACAAAACTGTAAGGAGAATTCGTGTTAGAGGTGGCAATGTGAAGTGGAGGGCCCTGAGATTGGATACTGGGAACTTTTCTTGGGGTAGTGAGGCTGTTACTCGCAAGACTCGTATTCTTGATGTCGTTTACAATGCCTCAAACAACGAACTTGTTAGGACACAGACTCTTGTGAAGAGTGCAATTGTTCAGGTGGATGCTGCTCCTTTTAGGCAATGGTATCTACAGCACTACAATGTTGATATCGGGAGGAAGAAAAAGACAGCTGCAAAAAAGGATGCCAAGGATGCTGCTACAGAG GAGGCAGATGGCACCACAGAAGAAACCAAAAAGAGCAGCAATCTCCTGAGGAAGCTTGAGAAGCGCCAGAAAGATCGTACTCTTGATTCCCACATCGAAGAGCAGTTCAGTGGTGGTAGGTTGTTGGCTTGCATTTCTTCCCGCCCAGGCCAATGTGGAAGATCTGATGG GTACATTTTGGAGGGGAAAGAATTAGAGTTTTACATGAAGAAACTCCAGAGGAAGAAGGGAAAGGCAGCTGGTGCTGCTGCATAA
- the LOC133739610 gene encoding peptidyl-prolyl cis-trans isomerase FKBP62-like, with amino-acid sequence MDDDFDMAAPGGEMMDDFDLPDEGPVLKVGEEKEIGKQGLKKKLLKEGEGWETPKSGDEVEVHYTGTLLDGTQFDSSRDRETPFKFTLGQGQVIKGWDEGIKTMKKGEDALFTIPPDMAYGASGSPPTIPPNATLQFNVELLSWTSVNDITKDGGIIKKVLKEGEKWENPKDLDEVIVKFEAHLEDKTLVAKSDTVEFTVKEGYFCPALAKAVKTMKKGETVLLTVKPQYGFGDKGKPASGDEGAVPPNVTLHITLELVSWRTVSELTDDKKVIKKILKEGEGYERPNEGAVVTVKLIGKLQDGKEFLKKGHGEGEEPFEFKTDEEQVIDGLDRAVVTMKKGEIALVIIAPEYGFGSSESQQELAVVPPNSTLYYEVELVSFVKDKESWDMNTPEKIEAAGKKKEEGNAFFKAGKYAKASKRYEKAVKYIEYDSAFADEEKKQAKVLKVACNLNDAACKLKLKEYKQAEKLCTKVLELEGKNVKALYRRAQAYIQLADLDLAELDIKKALEIDPNNRDVKLEYKTLKEKMKEFNKKEAKFYGNMFAKLTTNSNKDAEPMSVDS; translated from the exons ATGGACGACGACTTCGACATGGCAGCGCCCGGCGGCGAGATGATGGACGACTTTGACCTCCCCGACGAGGGCCCGGTGCTCAAGGTCGGCGAGGAGAAGGAGATCGGAAAGCAGGGCTTGAAGAAGAAGCTCCTCAAGGAAGGTGAAGGCTGGGAAACGCCCAAGAGCGGCGACGAGGTTGAAG TACACTACACTGGGACTTTGCTGGACGGGACTCAGTTCGATTCGAGCCGCGATAGGGAGACGCCGTTCAAGTTCACTCTCGGTCAAG GACAAGTGATTAAAGGATGGGATGAAGGTATTAAAACAATGAAGAAAGGTGAGGATGCCCTTTTCACCATTCCTCCTGATATGGCTTATGGTGCGTCTGGATCTCCCCCAACCATCCCTCCAAATGCCACGTTGCAGTTCAATGTTGAATTGCTATCATGGACCAGTGTGAACGACATAACCAAGGATGGTGGAATTATTAAGAAGGTCTTGAAAGAGGGAGAAAAATGGGAGAACCCAAAAGACCTTGATGAAGTCATAG TTAAATTTGAGGCCCATCTCGAAGATAAAACACTCGTAGCAAAATCTGACACCGTGGAATTCACTGTCAAAGAGG GTTACTTCTGTCCTGCATTGGCAAAGGCTGTGAAAACAATGAAGAAGGGCGAAACAGTATTGTTAACGGTGAAACCACAAT ATGGATTTGGGGACAAGGGTAAGCCTGCATCTGGTGATGAGGGTGCTGTTCCTCCAAATGTAACTCTTCATATTACTCTAGAGTTGGTATCGTGGAGAACAGTCTCAGAACTGACAGATGACAAGAAAGTTATTAAGAAGATCCTAAAAGAAGGGGAAGGGTATGAGCGTCCAAATGAAGGAGCTGTTGTTACAG TGAAATTGATTGGAAAGCTGCAAGATGGTAAGGAATTTTTAAAGAAAGGTCATGGTGAAGGAGAAGAACCATTTGAGTTCAAGACTGATGAGG AGCAAGTCATTGACGGGCTTGATAGAGCTGTAGTGACAATGAAGAAGGGTGAGATAGCTCTTGTGATTATAGCCCCTGAGTATGGATTTGGCTCGTCAGAGTCCCAGCAGGAGTTGGCAGTGGTGCCTCCTAATTCAACCCTCTATTATGAGGTCGAGCTTGTATCTTTTGTCAAG GACAAAGAATCATGGGACATGAATACTCCGGAGAAAATTGAGGCTGCTGgtaagaagaaggaagaagggaaTGCTTTCTTTAAGGCTGGTAAATATGCAAAAGCTTCCAAGAGATATGAGAAG GCTGTGAAGTACATCGAGTATGATTCGGCTTTTGCTGACGAGGAGAAAAAACAGGCTAAGGTGTTGAAGGTTGCTTGCAATCTCAATGATGCTGCTTGCAAATTGAAGCTGAAAGAGTACAAACAGGCTGAAAAGCTGTGTACCAAG GTGTTGGAGCTCGAGGGTAAGAATGTAAAGGCCCTGTACAGAAGAGCTCAGGCATATATCCAGCTGGCTGATTTGGATTTGGCTGAGCTTGACATCAAGAAAGCTCTTGAAATAGACCCTAACAACAG GGATGTGAAGCTGGAGTACAAAACTTTGAAGGAGAAGATGAAAGAATTCAATAAAAAGGAGGCAAAGTTTTATGGCAACATGTTTGCTAAACTGACTACAAATTCCAAT AAGGATGCTGAACCAATGAGTGTAGACAGCTAG
- the LOC133738624 gene encoding peptidyl-prolyl cis-trans isomerase FKBP15-1-like, whose product MRMKAATILLILPLLSALAFAGKVADVKTLQIGVKYKPETCELKARKGDKVRVHYRGKLTDGTVFDSSFERGDPISFELGVGQVIKGWDQGIAGMCVGEKRKLKIPSHMGYGDQGSPPTIPGGATLIFDTELVEILGRDSKNDGEL is encoded by the exons ATGAGGATGAAGGCCGCAACCATACTCTTGATTCTGCCTCTTCTTTCGGCCTTGG CTTTTGCCGGGAAGGTCGCCGATGTCAAAACCTTGCAGATTGGTGTCAAG TACAAGCCAGAAACTTGTGAACTTAAGGCTCGCAAAGGTGATAAAGTCAGGGTACACTACCGG GGAAAACTCACAGATGGAACTGTCTTTGATTCTAGTTTTGAAAGGGGTGATCCAATCTCTTTTGAGCTTGGGGTTGGTCAAGTTATAAAAG GATGGGACCAAGGAATTGCGGGAATGTGCGTAGGCGAGAAGCGCAAGTTGAAAATACCTTCACATATGGGCTATGGGGATCAGGGTTCTCCACCAACTATTCCAG GTGGTGCCACACTGATATTCGACACTGAGCTCGTTGAAATTTTGGGGAGAGATTCAAAGAACGACGGGGAGCTGTAG
- the LOC133738539 gene encoding probable glucan endo-1,3-beta-glucosidase A6: MQLGHVPLLILLFCFIISISSAEFSGKVGVNYGQLGNNLPSPSESVKLIQTLKAKRVKIYDANPKILKALQNTDLQVSIMVPNELINNISSNQTLADQWVHANVVPFYPHTLIRYLLVGNEILSAPDKSIWFNLVPAMRKIKHALKTHGITKVKVGTPSAMDVLESSFPPSNGTFRSDISGSVIKPMLKFLFKTKSFFFVDVYTYFPWSSDPTNIDLGYALLESTNVTYTDPVSGLTYHNLFDQMVDALIFAMKRLGYPDIRVWIAETGWPSGGDYDQIGANIHNAAIYNRNVIKKFTAKPPVGTPARPGVVLPSFIFALYNENTKPGLSTERNFGLLYPNGSNVYQIDLTGITPESEFKALPPATNNKPYPGPIWCLAKKGANKTAVAEALSYACSQGNKTCDPIQPGGKCFKPNSLPQHASYAFSAYWAQFRKAGGSCNFGGLAVQTIEDPSYGSCKFPGAKL; encoded by the exons ATGCAGCTGGGTCATGTTCCCCTGCTCATTCTCCTTTTCTGCTTCATCATCTCGATTTCCA GCGCAGAGTTCTCGGGCAAGGTGGGTGTGAACTACGGCCAGCTGGGCAACAATCTACCATCTCCATCAGAATCTGTGAAGCTCATCCAAACCCTCAAAGCTAAGCGAGTCAAAATCTACGATGCCAACCCCAAAATCCTCAAGGCTCTCCAAAACACAGACCTCCAAGTCTCGATTATGGTACCCAATGAGCTCATCAACAACATTTCCTCCAATCAAACCCTCGCGGACCAATGGGTCCACGCCAATGTAGTCCCCTTCTACCCACATACTCTGATCCGGTACCTCCTCGTCGGAAACGAAATCCTCTCGGCGCCGGACAAGTCCATCTGGTTCAATCTGGTTCCGGCAATGCGCAAAATCAAGCATGCTCTCAAAACCCACGGAATCACCAAAGTCAAAGTCGGGACTCCGTCGGCCATGGACGTCCTCGAGTCCTCGTTCCCGCCGTCCAACGGTACGTTCCGGTCGGATATCTCCGGCTCCGTCATCAAACCCATGTTAAAGTTTCTGTTCAAAACCAAGTCCTTCTTCTTCGTCGATGTGTATACTTACTTCCCCTGGTCTTCCGATCCGACCAACATCGATTTGGGCTACGCTCTACTCGAATCCACGAACGTGACGTACACGGACCCGGTTTCGGGTCTGACGTACCACAACCTCTTCGATCAGATGGTGGACGCTTTAATTTTCGCGATGAAGCGACTCGGGTACCCGGATATCCGGGTCTGGATCGCCGAAACGGGTTGGCCCAGCGGCGGAGACTACGACCAGATTGGCGCCAACATCCACAACGCCGCTATTTACAACCgcaatgtgatcaaaaagttcACGGCTAAACCGCCGGTCGGAACGCCGGCCCGACCGGGCGTGGTGCTCCCGAGCTTCATATTCGCTCTGTATAACGAGAACACGAAACCGGGTCTGAGTACGGAGCGGAATTTCGGTTTGCTGTACCCGAACGGGTCGAATGTGTATCAGATTGACTTGACCGGGATCACGCCGGAGTCCGAGTTCAAGGCTTTGCCGCCGGCGACGAATAATAAGCCGTATCCGGGGCCGATATGGTGCTTGGCTAAGAAGGGAGCCAATAAGACTGCGGTTGCAGAGGCTTTGTCGTACGCTTGCTCGCAGGGGAATAAAACTTGTGACCCGATTCAACCCGGAGGGAAGTGCTTTAAGCCCAATTCGTTGCCCCAACATGCGAGCTATGCGTTCAGTGCGTATTGGGCTCAGTTTAGGAAGGCCGGTGGTAGCTGCAACTTCGGTGGTCTAGCTGTTCAAACCATCGAGGATCCAA GTTATGGATCATGCAAGTTCCCTGGTGCTAAGCTATGA